In Nitrospira sp., the following proteins share a genomic window:
- a CDS encoding pseudouridine synthase, which yields MAVHRAARTLVFNKPYDVLPCFTDPEGRPTLGDYIDVPGVYAAGRLDRDSEGLLLLTSDGALAHRVTDPEHYLPKVYLVQVERIPDAAAVERLQQGVVVGGRRTKPAQARLLLDAPPIPERPVPIRFRKHVPTAWLELTLREGMNRQVRRMTAAVGHPTLRLVRVAIGPITLGALLPGQWRDLTKAETAEIYGYS from the coding sequence ATGGCGGTTCACCGCGCTGCCCGCACGCTGGTGTTCAACAAGCCCTACGATGTGCTGCCCTGCTTTACCGATCCGGAGGGGCGTCCGACCCTTGGCGACTACATCGATGTGCCTGGCGTCTATGCTGCCGGTCGATTGGATCGGGATAGCGAAGGTCTCTTGTTGCTGACTTCGGACGGGGCGTTGGCCCATCGCGTTACCGATCCCGAGCATTATCTTCCCAAAGTCTATCTCGTGCAGGTTGAGCGTATTCCCGATGCGGCTGCCGTGGAGCGGCTGCAACAGGGGGTGGTGGTCGGCGGGAGACGCACGAAGCCTGCCCAGGCGCGTCTGTTGCTGGATGCGCCTCCGATTCCGGAGCGGCCGGTGCCCATTCGATTCCGAAAGCATGTGCCCACCGCATGGCTGGAACTTACGCTGCGCGAAGGCATGAATCGCCAGGTTCGACGGATGACCGCAGCGGTGGGCCATCCGACCTTGCGATTGGTAAGGGTTGCGATCGGCCCGATTACTTTGGGGGCGCTTCTGCCGGGGCAGTGGCGGGATCTTACCAAGGCAGAGACGGCTGAGATCTATGGTTATTCCTGA
- a CDS encoding zinc metallopeptidase → MRWEGQRESGNIEDRRGMSAARPGIGLGLGGIVLVLAVSFLTGTNPLTLLNMLNDVQEITAPVEPERSGPKGAPRDSLGKFASVVLADTEDTWRTLLPRLGRTYENPHMVLFTGAVRSACGTASSAVGPFYCPGDQKVYLDLSFFNDMARRLGAPGDFAQAYVIAHEIGHHVQNLLGIAEKVTRLQQPASTVERNALSVRMELQADCFAGVWGYHARHNRNLIEPGDFEEGLRAAAAIGDDRLQKMGQGQVQPESWTHGSSEQRMIWLRRGLQTGDPNTCDTFSGGRT, encoded by the coding sequence ATGCGATGGGAAGGTCAACGCGAGAGTGGAAATATCGAGGATCGTCGTGGAATGAGTGCGGCCAGGCCCGGCATCGGGCTTGGATTGGGCGGCATCGTGCTCGTCCTCGCCGTGAGTTTCTTGACCGGGACGAATCCTCTGACGCTCCTCAACATGCTGAACGACGTTCAGGAGATCACCGCGCCGGTGGAACCGGAGCGTTCTGGACCGAAGGGCGCACCGCGCGACAGCCTCGGCAAATTTGCCTCCGTGGTGTTGGCCGACACCGAAGACACCTGGCGAACCCTCCTTCCCCGATTGGGCCGCACGTATGAGAATCCTCACATGGTGCTCTTCACCGGCGCCGTGCGCTCGGCCTGCGGCACCGCCTCGTCCGCCGTGGGTCCGTTCTACTGTCCCGGCGATCAGAAGGTCTATTTAGATCTCTCCTTTTTCAACGACATGGCCCGGCGGCTCGGCGCACCCGGCGACTTCGCGCAAGCCTATGTCATCGCACACGAGATCGGGCACCATGTCCAAAACTTGCTTGGTATCGCCGAGAAAGTCACCAGGCTCCAGCAACCTGCTTCGACCGTGGAGCGCAACGCGCTCTCCGTGCGCATGGAATTGCAGGCCGATTGTTTTGCCGGTGTGTGGGGCTACCATGCCCGGCACAACCGCAATTTGATCGAACCGGGCGATTTCGAGGAAGGGCTGCGAGCTGCCGCGGCAATCGGTGATGACCGGCTTCAGAAGATGGGGCAAGGCCAGGTACAGCCAGAGAGTTGGACCCACGGATCATCAGAGCAACGCATGATCTGGTTGCGGCGAGGGCTGCAGACCGGCGATCCCAACACCTGTGATACGTTCTCCGGCGGACGCACCTAG
- a CDS encoding DUF302 domain-containing protein, producing the protein MNTCGRIIVGLCSVLLGLLILVSQTHADGTLVTKRSHYTVAETIDRIERAVTDKGLLLFARINHANEARKVGLEMPPAELLIFGNPKGGTPLMLAAPTVAIDLPMKALAWQDQAGRVWLTYNASALLAVRHGLATELAARLDPVGAWLERAVE; encoded by the coding sequence ATGAATACTTGTGGCCGGATCATCGTCGGTCTGTGTAGTGTGCTGCTGGGACTGCTGATTCTTGTTTCCCAGACTCATGCCGACGGCACGCTTGTGACAAAGCGTAGTCACTATACGGTTGCTGAAACGATCGATCGAATCGAGCGGGCCGTCACCGACAAGGGACTGCTGCTGTTTGCTCGCATCAATCATGCGAACGAGGCGCGGAAGGTCGGGTTGGAAATGCCGCCTGCGGAGTTGCTGATCTTCGGTAATCCCAAAGGCGGCACACCGCTCATGTTGGCGGCTCCGACGGTGGCCATCGATTTGCCGATGAAGGCCTTGGCTTGGCAAGACCAGGCCGGCCGAGTCTGGCTCACGTACAATGCTTCTGCGCTCTTGGCAGTGCGGCACGGATTGGCAACAGAGTTGGCGGCCAGACTCGATCCGGTGGGAGCATGGCTGGAGCGCGCAGTGGAGTAA
- the aspS gene encoding aspartate--tRNA ligase, with the protein MKIRTHRCGELTKAQVGQQVVLNGWVQRRRDHGMVLFIDLRDRTGLTQVVFNAERNAAVHQAAHTLRSECVVSVTGQVMARPDESKNPNLPTGEIEVFVDAVEILNEAKTPPFMIEDDIEITESLRLKYRYLDLRRPRMQRLLGLRHGIMQAVRAFLNAEQFLEVETPVLTKSTPEGARDYLVPSRVNPGMFYALPQSPQLFKQVLMVSGVDRYYQIARCFRDEDLRNDRQPEFTQIDLEMSFVDREQVMTLMEHMIVSVFKDAGGVPLPAPFPRMTYADAMGRYGSDKPDLRFDMPLHDVTAFAAKSEFKVFKDAATKGGLVKALIVSGGASIARSRIDALGETAKSFGAKGLAWLKVTADGQLESVIAKFLDAKAFAEALPEAKPGDLVLFGADKPAIVHDVLGRIRLLLGEELNLIDKTAWKPLWVTEFPLLDYSPEEKRYIFMHNPFAAPMDEDLPFLDTEPLKARAKAYDMVLNGSEIGGGSIRNHRSDIQLRILDLLGIGKEQAQAKFGFLLEALEYGAPPHGGIAFGLDRLIMLLGGADSIRDVIAFPKTQRAQCPLTEAPSGVSAEQLKELRIKLDLVE; encoded by the coding sequence ATGAAGATCAGGACCCATCGGTGTGGGGAATTGACCAAGGCACAAGTCGGTCAGCAGGTGGTATTGAATGGATGGGTGCAACGTCGCCGGGATCACGGTATGGTGCTGTTCATCGATCTGCGCGATCGAACGGGATTGACGCAAGTCGTGTTCAATGCCGAGCGGAATGCGGCGGTCCATCAGGCGGCGCATACCCTACGGAGCGAATGTGTCGTGTCCGTGACAGGTCAGGTGATGGCCAGGCCGGATGAGTCCAAGAATCCGAACCTTCCCACCGGTGAGATCGAAGTGTTCGTGGATGCCGTCGAGATTCTGAACGAAGCCAAGACGCCGCCCTTCATGATCGAGGACGACATCGAGATCACCGAGTCTCTTCGATTGAAGTACCGCTATCTGGATCTCAGGCGCCCGAGGATGCAGCGGTTGCTGGGATTGCGTCACGGGATCATGCAGGCGGTGCGGGCCTTCTTGAATGCGGAGCAGTTTCTGGAAGTGGAAACGCCCGTGCTGACCAAAAGTACGCCGGAAGGCGCTCGTGATTATCTGGTGCCCAGCCGCGTGAATCCGGGGATGTTTTATGCGCTGCCCCAGTCGCCGCAGTTGTTCAAGCAGGTGTTGATGGTGAGCGGTGTGGATCGGTATTACCAGATCGCCCGTTGCTTCCGCGACGAAGACCTTCGTAACGATCGCCAGCCTGAATTTACCCAGATTGACCTCGAAATGTCGTTCGTGGATCGTGAGCAGGTCATGACGCTCATGGAGCACATGATCGTCTCTGTCTTCAAGGATGCCGGCGGGGTACCGTTGCCCGCGCCCTTTCCCCGGATGACCTATGCCGACGCCATGGGGCGCTACGGGTCGGACAAGCCGGACCTTCGCTTCGACATGCCGTTGCATGATGTCACGGCGTTTGCGGCGAAGAGCGAATTCAAAGTATTCAAAGACGCGGCGACCAAGGGCGGACTCGTCAAGGCGCTGATCGTGTCCGGAGGGGCCTCCATTGCGCGGAGTCGTATCGACGCGCTCGGTGAAACGGCGAAAAGTTTTGGCGCGAAAGGCCTGGCCTGGTTGAAAGTCACTGCGGACGGCCAGTTAGAATCGGTGATCGCCAAATTTCTCGATGCCAAGGCCTTTGCCGAGGCCTTGCCGGAAGCGAAGCCCGGCGATCTGGTGCTCTTCGGCGCGGATAAACCGGCCATCGTGCACGATGTCTTGGGGCGAATCCGACTGCTGCTTGGTGAGGAACTGAATCTCATCGACAAAACAGCCTGGAAGCCCTTGTGGGTGACGGAGTTCCCGCTGTTGGACTATTCGCCGGAAGAGAAACGCTATATCTTCATGCACAATCCCTTCGCCGCGCCGATGGATGAAGACCTGCCGTTCCTCGACACGGAGCCGTTGAAGGCCAGGGCCAAGGCCTACGACATGGTGCTCAACGGGAGCGAAATCGGCGGTGGTAGCATTCGCAATCATCGTAGCGACATCCAGTTGCGGATTCTGGATCTGTTGGGGATCGGCAAGGAACAGGCGCAAGCCAAGTTTGGTTTTCTGCTCGAAGCGCTGGAATACGGCGCGCCTCCGCACGGCGGCATTGCGTTCGGCCTCGACCGGTTGATTATGTTGCTGGGTGGCGCCGATTCGATTCGCGATGTCATCGCGTTTCCCAAGACGCAACGCGCGCAATGCCCGCTGACCGAAGCGCCTTCCGGCGTGAGTGCCGAGCAATTGAAGGAGTTGCGCATCAAGTTGGATCTCGTCGAGTAG
- the aroC gene encoding chorismate synthase produces the protein MAGNTLGRVFTVTSFGESHGPAIGCVVDGCPPGLALSAEDIQRDLDRRKPGTSRHVTQRQESDTVEILSGVFEGKTTGTPIGLLIRNEDQRSRDYGNLIDTFRPGHADYTYWQKYGIRDHRGGGRSSARETAVRVAAAAIARKWLQEKHGIVIRGYLSQLGPIDLPFQSWETVDTNPFFSANAEVVGKLEAFMDELRKAGDSVGAKITAVAEHVPVGWGAPVYAKLDADLAGAMMSINAVKAVEIGTGFASVAQRGSEHGDELTPEGFVTNHAGGILGGISTGQDVVVTIAIKPTSSIRIPRRSIDKQGNPVTIETNGRHDPCVGIRATPIAEAMMALVLMDHALLHRAQNADVQTATPKIPGSFTNGAVPVSKKPTA, from the coding sequence ATGGCCGGCAATACGTTGGGCCGAGTCTTCACTGTCACCTCGTTCGGCGAAAGCCACGGACCGGCGATCGGCTGTGTGGTGGACGGGTGTCCGCCGGGCCTTGCGCTGTCCGCCGAAGACATTCAGCGAGATCTCGACCGGCGCAAGCCGGGTACCTCACGCCACGTGACGCAGCGGCAGGAGTCCGATACCGTTGAAATCCTTTCCGGAGTGTTCGAGGGTAAGACGACAGGGACCCCGATCGGCCTCTTGATCCGGAACGAAGACCAGCGCAGCCGTGATTACGGCAACCTCATTGACACCTTTCGACCGGGCCACGCCGACTACACCTACTGGCAGAAGTATGGGATCCGCGATCACCGCGGCGGGGGGCGCTCCTCGGCGCGCGAAACGGCCGTGCGTGTGGCGGCGGCAGCGATTGCCAGGAAGTGGTTGCAGGAAAAGCACGGGATTGTCATTCGTGGTTACCTCAGTCAACTCGGGCCGATCGACCTCCCCTTTCAGAGCTGGGAAACCGTGGACACTAATCCATTCTTTTCGGCGAACGCCGAGGTAGTGGGGAAGCTTGAAGCGTTCATGGACGAGTTGCGGAAGGCCGGCGATTCCGTGGGCGCAAAGATTACCGCCGTGGCTGAGCATGTGCCGGTCGGGTGGGGTGCTCCGGTCTATGCCAAGCTGGATGCCGACCTGGCCGGCGCCATGATGAGCATCAATGCAGTCAAAGCAGTAGAGATCGGGACAGGGTTCGCCTCGGTCGCGCAGCGGGGTTCGGAGCACGGCGATGAACTCACGCCTGAAGGGTTTGTGACGAATCATGCCGGCGGCATTCTCGGCGGTATTTCCACCGGGCAGGATGTGGTCGTGACTATCGCGATCAAGCCGACCTCAAGCATTCGTATCCCGCGCCGTTCCATCGACAAGCAGGGGAACCCGGTGACCATCGAAACCAATGGGCGTCACGATCCTTGCGTCGGTATCCGGGCCACGCCGATTGCCGAGGCCATGATGGCCCTGGTGCTGATGGATCATGCACTGTTGCATCGTGCGCAAAACGCCGATGTACAGACGGCGACGCCCAAGATTCCGGGTTCTTTCACGAATGGTGCTGTTCCGGTCAGTAAGAAACCAACCGCATAG
- a CDS encoding Slp family lipoprotein: MASSRPHGYTEPMLLRARLHLVIGLLAVTVGCATSVIPESLEPQVDKAVTFSQVLESPDSYHGRVVVWAGEVLKAKAMRGGTQLEVLQLPLDDEQGPVTDRMESKGRFLALQHEFLDPATMTDGTRVTIVGEITGASVEKIDEADYRFPTLDVKHLHRWDFRRVDDRRAPGPWWNVFGGVGFGGGSRSGGGISIGF; this comes from the coding sequence GTGGCATCCTCACGTCCGCATGGTTATACTGAACCCATGCTGCTACGTGCCAGACTGCATCTCGTGATCGGGCTGCTCGCTGTGACTGTCGGATGCGCGACGTCGGTCATTCCCGAATCGCTTGAGCCGCAGGTCGATAAGGCCGTGACGTTCAGTCAGGTCTTGGAATCACCCGATTCGTATCACGGGAGGGTCGTGGTGTGGGCCGGTGAAGTGCTCAAGGCGAAAGCCATGAGGGGCGGTACTCAACTGGAGGTGCTGCAGCTCCCGCTCGATGACGAGCAGGGGCCGGTGACCGACCGTATGGAGTCGAAAGGGCGGTTTCTGGCGCTCCAGCATGAGTTTCTGGATCCGGCCACGATGACGGACGGTACCAGGGTGACGATTGTCGGAGAAATTACAGGTGCGTCGGTCGAAAAAATAGACGAGGCGGACTATCGTTTCCCCACGCTGGACGTGAAGCATCTCCATCGCTGGGATTTCAGGCGAGTGGATGATCGTCGAGCGCCCGGACCTTGGTGGAACGTGTTCGGCGGGGTCGGTTTCGGGGGCGGAAGCAGGTCGGGTGGCGGGATCAGTATCGGGTTTTAG
- the rnhA gene encoding ribonuclease HI — translation MIEIYTDGACSGNPGPGGWGVLLRIDNAETELCGGDPATTNNRMELLAVIEALQSLTQPVEACVYTDSQYVQKGISEWIHSWKRRGWKTAGKEPVKNEDLWRRLDTLASGHKLEWHWVRGHNGHPENERVDALARAGLEQSRRAGKTIGGTRQGLF, via the coding sequence ATGATCGAAATTTATACCGACGGGGCCTGCAGCGGTAACCCAGGACCCGGCGGGTGGGGTGTGTTGCTGCGTATCGACAATGCCGAGACGGAATTGTGCGGCGGAGATCCGGCCACGACGAACAACCGCATGGAACTGCTCGCCGTCATTGAGGCGTTGCAGTCGCTCACGCAGCCGGTGGAGGCGTGTGTCTACACCGATTCGCAGTATGTGCAAAAGGGTATCAGCGAGTGGATTCATAGCTGGAAGCGACGCGGGTGGAAAACCGCCGGCAAGGAGCCGGTGAAGAATGAAGATTTGTGGCGTCGGCTTGATACGCTTGCGTCCGGACACAAGCTGGAATGGCACTGGGTGCGGGGCCACAACGGTCATCCGGAGAACGAACGGGTGGACGCATTGGCACGTGCCGGGCTCGAACAGTCTCGCCGGGCCGGGAAGACGATCGGCGGTACGCGGCAGGGCCTGTTTTAG
- a CDS encoding sterol desaturase family protein: protein MIGLLRYGAYPAILMACVTGNLVLFELGAGVLVATYVPVTLGTLLIMAFEATLPYRSDWRPSRVEVVLDSTFLALVHVILPKALAAVSVFMMFDVLNRRGWIIASWWAHDWPVPVQTVLMVLIVDGTRYWLHRISHEWEPLWRFHAVHHVPRRLYTLNVGRFHPVDKGLQFGLDALPFLALGVREDVLSLYFVGYAVNGFFQHSNADVRLGWLNYVVSGPELHRWHHSMQKEESNHNYGNHLIVWDVVFRSRYLPADRSVGALGLVNRQYPRGFVDQMAAPVIPGLDKRTV, encoded by the coding sequence GTGATCGGTCTGCTTCGATACGGGGCCTATCCCGCAATCCTGATGGCCTGCGTAACCGGCAATCTGGTGCTGTTTGAGCTAGGGGCGGGTGTGCTGGTGGCGACGTATGTGCCGGTCACGCTCGGGACCTTGCTGATCATGGCGTTCGAGGCTACGTTGCCCTATCGATCCGACTGGCGGCCATCGCGGGTAGAGGTCGTTCTGGATTCGACGTTTCTGGCACTCGTGCACGTCATTTTGCCGAAGGCCTTGGCGGCGGTGTCGGTCTTCATGATGTTCGATGTCCTCAACCGACGGGGTTGGATCATCGCTTCGTGGTGGGCGCATGACTGGCCGGTTCCGGTGCAGACCGTGTTGATGGTGTTGATCGTGGATGGCACGCGGTACTGGCTGCATCGCATCAGCCATGAGTGGGAGCCTCTCTGGCGCTTCCACGCGGTGCATCATGTGCCGCGACGCCTCTATACGCTCAATGTGGGGCGATTTCATCCGGTCGATAAGGGACTGCAATTTGGCCTTGATGCGCTGCCGTTTCTCGCGCTTGGCGTTCGGGAAGACGTGTTGAGCCTGTACTTCGTGGGGTACGCGGTGAACGGGTTCTTTCAGCATTCCAATGCGGACGTGCGACTGGGATGGCTGAACTATGTGGTCAGTGGACCGGAACTGCATCGGTGGCACCATTCCATGCAGAAGGAGGAGTCGAATCACAATTACGGGAATCATTTGATTGTCTGGGATGTTGTGTTCCGGTCCCGTTACCTGCCAGCTGATAGGTCGGTGGGTGCGCTAGGCTTGGTGAATCGGCAGTACCCGCGTGGTTTTGTGGATCAGATGGCTGCGCCAGTTATCCCCGGTCTGGATAAGCGGACAGTGTGA
- a CDS encoding GH3 auxin-responsive promoter family protein, which translates to MSRFLHDPALSLSLTVAKYRDWNPFIAQTHCSELAQQAVLRDILARQAGTAFGRKHRFGSLRRYEEFASEVPVCTYEDLRPAIEVQEKSREPLLTSVQPILFAQTSGTTGVPKNIPILPQTVEAIRRYQGLCAYAQWQGVPAIYQGRVLVISGQTIEGHLPDGTPFGSMSGLMFDCLPAAIRRKSLFRGGESTASDYRQRYLTIAVRALADPSLSVLATPNPSTILKVLEVIRTEYSLLLDALSGESRRVGPPSSGKIAVSPVRLSQLRAFIGQEESLDYAALWPNLQAVVTWMGGNCAVLISTLRSLLPQQARIIEMGYFSSECLGTVNVDVLNNSCVPTLDENFFEFVEGGEDRAGAEPVLLHQLEAGRKYAVIVTTRNGLYRYAMNDLIEVTGHFNRTPTIRFLQKGKGVTNITGEKLYEHQVSEAVEEVLSARGLSSEFFVMLADVEHSRRTLCVEHISSTLDLGTLLEERSRR; encoded by the coding sequence ATGTCGAGATTTCTCCATGATCCTGCCTTGTCGTTGTCACTGACCGTCGCGAAGTATCGAGATTGGAATCCGTTCATTGCTCAGACCCATTGCTCGGAACTGGCTCAACAGGCTGTGCTTCGGGATATTCTGGCGCGACAAGCCGGCACGGCCTTTGGGCGCAAGCATCGGTTCGGGTCCTTGCGCAGGTACGAGGAGTTTGCCAGCGAGGTGCCGGTGTGTACGTACGAAGACCTGCGGCCTGCCATTGAGGTGCAGGAAAAGAGCAGGGAGCCGCTTCTTACCTCCGTCCAGCCCATCCTCTTTGCGCAAACTAGCGGGACGACGGGAGTGCCGAAGAACATCCCGATCCTCCCGCAAACGGTCGAAGCGATACGCCGTTATCAGGGCCTGTGTGCCTATGCGCAATGGCAGGGAGTGCCGGCGATCTACCAAGGTCGCGTGCTGGTGATCAGCGGGCAAACCATCGAGGGCCACTTGCCTGACGGCACTCCGTTCGGATCGATGTCGGGCTTGATGTTCGATTGTTTGCCGGCCGCCATCCGAAGGAAAAGTCTATTCCGGGGCGGTGAATCTACAGCGTCGGATTACCGGCAGCGCTATCTCACTATCGCAGTCCGAGCGCTGGCGGATCCCTCTCTTTCAGTGCTGGCCACTCCGAATCCATCCACGATTTTGAAAGTGTTGGAGGTGATTCGTACGGAGTACTCCCTTTTGCTGGATGCCTTGTCCGGTGAATCGCGAAGGGTCGGTCCGCCGTCATCGGGGAAGATTGCAGTCAGCCCCGTGAGATTGTCGCAGCTGCGTGCATTCATCGGACAGGAGGAATCGCTGGACTATGCGGCGCTTTGGCCGAACCTGCAGGCGGTGGTGACGTGGATGGGTGGAAATTGTGCGGTGCTGATATCCACATTACGGTCGCTGTTGCCGCAGCAGGCCAGGATCATTGAAATGGGCTATTTCTCGAGTGAATGTTTGGGGACGGTGAATGTGGATGTGCTCAATAATTCTTGTGTCCCGACTCTGGACGAGAACTTTTTTGAGTTTGTGGAGGGAGGGGAAGACAGGGCGGGGGCTGAACCGGTCCTGCTTCACCAGCTGGAGGCGGGCCGGAAATATGCGGTGATTGTGACGACCAGGAATGGTTTGTACCGGTATGCGATGAACGATCTCATCGAAGTGACCGGGCATTTCAACCGCACGCCCACGATCCGCTTTCTCCAAAAAGGAAAAGGTGTGACGAATATCACGGGGGAAAAGCTCTATGAGCATCAGGTCTCCGAGGCCGTGGAGGAGGTTCTGAGCGCGCGCGGGTTGAGCTCGGAATTTTTTGTCATGCTGGCTGATGTCGAGCATTCTCGCCGCACCCTGTGCGTGGAGCATATCTCGTCAACGCTGGACCTGGGAACGCTGCTGGAGGAACGCTCTCGTCGATGA
- a CDS encoding trypsin-like peptidase domain-containing protein has protein sequence MSRSAIDYVKQMVRGSIGMMAAVSLATGIFTNEAAAIEGTMLERAKLATIGVLEDTQDQRTPDKPGKILVRGTGFHLRDGYIVTARHAAEKQDVTTGTVIQKQIHVLTTDLHEIPADLVGDSAFMDVVVYRVAEVHRAKLRATVPFASGDVQPGQEVFTVGYPMGWGPTMSFGHLGNTNTFLQTVDTRLIQADVAACSGNSGGGLFNDKGEVVGIMHAIIQTERDDSTAHCSRMAFAIPAMLAERIVTAALDGKPMAFSKMGIHMVAVKDGTRWRMAVKDVMEPAKSAGIEKHDIIIAVDDTDIQDAAHLKNYLIERTKPGQQVSVKVRRIDTNLTFTVTLAGG, from the coding sequence ATGTCGCGTTCGGCAATCGATTACGTCAAACAGATGGTGCGTGGTTCGATCGGCATGATGGCCGCCGTGAGTCTGGCCACAGGCATCTTCACGAACGAGGCGGCAGCCATTGAGGGCACGATGCTGGAGCGCGCCAAACTGGCCACCATCGGTGTCCTGGAGGACACGCAAGACCAACGCACACCGGATAAACCGGGCAAGATTCTGGTGCGCGGCACCGGCTTTCACTTGCGCGACGGCTACATCGTCACCGCCCGCCACGCAGCGGAGAAACAAGATGTCACGACCGGCACCGTCATCCAAAAACAGATCCACGTCCTGACCACCGATCTCCATGAAATCCCCGCCGATCTTGTCGGCGACAGCGCGTTCATGGACGTCGTGGTCTATCGCGTCGCTGAAGTCCATCGCGCCAAGTTGCGCGCAACGGTCCCGTTTGCCTCCGGCGACGTGCAACCGGGGCAAGAAGTCTTCACCGTGGGCTACCCCATGGGCTGGGGCCCGACTATGTCGTTCGGACACCTTGGCAATACGAACACCTTTCTCCAGACCGTGGACACCAGGTTGATTCAAGCCGACGTGGCCGCCTGCAGCGGCAATTCCGGCGGCGGCCTCTTCAACGACAAGGGGGAAGTAGTCGGCATCATGCACGCCATCATTCAGACCGAACGGGACGACTCGACCGCACACTGCAGCCGGATGGCCTTTGCCATTCCCGCAATGCTGGCTGAACGGATCGTCACCGCCGCTCTGGACGGCAAGCCCATGGCCTTCTCGAAAATGGGCATTCACATGGTCGCCGTGAAAGACGGCACCAGGTGGCGCATGGCGGTGAAAGACGTGATGGAACCGGCCAAGTCCGCGGGCATTGAGAAACACGACATCATCATTGCCGTCGATGACACCGATATTCAGGATGCGGCACATTTGAAGAACTATCTGATCGAACGAACCAAGCCCGGGCAACAGGTCAGCGTCAAGGTCCGCCGAATCGATACCAATCTGACCTTTACGGTGACGCTGGCAGGGGGATGA
- a CDS encoding ATP-binding cassette domain-containing protein: MAIPFPILDIQHATVYRGETRVFSDFSFRLNAGEHAAILGPNGAGKSTLLKLLSGEVHPLALEETRARLFGDERWSVWDVRKKLGIVSYDLQRDYLICAEGRNVILSGFYASNDTYDHQAFTRDQVSRADAVMRELGIESFAMRVFGHLSTGEQRRFLLGRALVHDPPVLVLDEPTSGLDLKSCFQYLDLVRAQIHKGKTIVLVTHHLHEIPPEIDRVIFLKGGKVMADGPKAGLLTNDHISTLFDRPIVLAQANGWYQALPGLS; encoded by the coding sequence ATGGCGATCCCTTTCCCGATCCTCGACATTCAACATGCCACGGTGTACCGGGGCGAGACCCGCGTCTTTTCCGATTTCTCCTTTCGGCTCAATGCGGGCGAACATGCGGCCATTCTCGGCCCCAACGGGGCAGGCAAGTCTACGCTCCTCAAGTTGTTATCCGGTGAAGTTCATCCTCTTGCCTTAGAGGAGACGCGCGCGCGGCTCTTCGGTGACGAACGCTGGAGTGTCTGGGATGTGCGCAAGAAACTGGGCATCGTCTCTTACGATCTGCAGCGGGATTATTTAATCTGCGCCGAGGGGCGCAATGTCATCCTCTCAGGCTTTTACGCCAGTAACGACACCTACGACCATCAGGCGTTTACGCGAGACCAGGTAAGCCGGGCCGATGCGGTGATGCGGGAGCTCGGCATCGAATCGTTCGCCATGCGCGTCTTCGGGCATCTCTCGACAGGGGAGCAGCGGCGATTTCTGCTTGGCCGAGCTTTGGTCCACGATCCGCCGGTCCTGGTGCTGGACGAGCCGACCAGCGGGCTCGATCTCAAATCCTGCTTTCAGTACTTGGACCTGGTGCGCGCACAGATCCACAAGGGCAAGACCATTGTGCTCGTCACGCACCATCTGCACGAAATTCCGCCTGAAATCGATCGCGTGATCTTTCTGAAGGGGGGAAAGGTGATGGCCGACGGCCCGAAAGCAGGTCTGTTGACCAACGACCACATCAGCACCCTCTTCGACCGCCCTATCGTGCTCGCCCAGGCCAACGGTTGGTATCAAGCCCTGCCTGGCCTGTCGTGA